One region of Streptomyces rishiriensis genomic DNA includes:
- a CDS encoding dienelactone hydrolase family protein gives MTTITTRTVEYPADGLTMIGHLALPAGVDRRPAVLLGPEGMGLSDVERRRADALAELGYIALAFDLHGGRYLGDPEEMLARCLPLLADPERMRGIGHAALDVLCTEPRTDPDRIAAVGYGTGGAIALELGRDGVNLRAIGTVNATTTGRPGEAARIRCPVWAGVGSEDPIMPPAQRNAFAAEMQAAGVDWRLAVYGGALHAFHHPPVDHPVVPGVGYHPQHAKRAWRDVVDLLAECLPVTEDLGHDPGKHAGPGH, from the coding sequence ATGACGACGATTACGACGCGTACGGTCGAGTATCCGGCCGACGGTTTGACGATGATCGGGCACCTCGCGCTCCCGGCCGGTGTCGACCGCCGGCCCGCGGTGCTGCTCGGACCAGAGGGCATGGGGCTCAGCGACGTAGAGCGCCGCCGGGCCGATGCTCTCGCCGAGCTGGGATATATAGCGCTGGCTTTCGACCTTCATGGCGGCCGCTACTTGGGCGACCCCGAGGAGATGCTGGCCCGTTGCCTGCCGCTGCTCGCTGATCCCGAGCGGATGCGGGGCATCGGCCATGCGGCGCTCGATGTGTTGTGCACCGAGCCGCGGACCGACCCCGACCGGATCGCCGCCGTCGGCTACGGCACCGGGGGTGCCATCGCGCTGGAACTCGGGCGCGATGGCGTCAACCTGCGCGCGATCGGGACAGTCAACGCGACTACCACGGGCCGACCGGGCGAGGCGGCGCGCATTCGCTGCCCGGTGTGGGCCGGGGTCGGGTCGGAAGACCCGATCATGCCGCCTGCGCAACGGAACGCGTTCGCCGCGGAGATGCAGGCCGCGGGCGTCGACTGGCGCCTCGCGGTCTACGGCGGCGCCTTGCACGCCTTCCACCACCCGCCGGTCGACCACCCCGTGGTCCCCGGCGTCGGCTACCACCCACAGCACGCCAAGCGAGCCTGGCGCGACGTCGTCGACCTGCTCGCCGAGTGCCTGCCCGTGACGGAGGATCTGGGGCATGACCCAGGTAAGCATGCTGGCCCCGGGCACTGA
- a CDS encoding recombinase family protein, which yields MYDPSGPGRLLFAFFAAMAETERENIRESTLEGLDAAARKGKHGGRPPVITED from the coding sequence ATGTACGACCCCAGCGGGCCCGGCCGCCTGCTGTTCGCGTTCTTCGCCGCGATGGCGGAGACCGAGCGGGAGAACATCCGGGAGTCGACCCTCGAAGGGCTCGACGCGGCGGCCCGCAAAGGCAAGCACGGCGGCCGACCGCCCGTCATCACCGAGGACTGA
- a CDS encoding helix-turn-helix transcriptional regulator, with protein sequence MASQSANSEGAELGRFLRARRTQTSPEHVGLTVGAGIRRTPGLRREELATLAGISIDYYVRLERGKENRPSPAVLDSLARALLMDDQEHQHLRELAARAARYVSEPPPAPSRTVRPHLKLLLESLRPNPAYVISRSMDMLAWNPGGLALYAGLEEWPAKHRNLARYLFLHPASRSLFTDWDRQITACVARLRAVAGTAPDAPDLTNLVGELLLKSPEFARLWERYEVTGRKPAQKTFHHPRVGTVTLTSQSMQLEGTPGQRIGVYTAEPGAPDHDAMLLLDMTAPAAVPHRDVPHASP encoded by the coding sequence ATGGCATCCCAGAGCGCGAACAGCGAGGGCGCCGAGCTGGGCCGTTTCCTGCGCGCCCGCCGTACCCAGACCAGTCCCGAGCACGTCGGTCTCACCGTCGGCGCCGGCATCCGCCGCACTCCTGGCCTGCGCCGCGAGGAGCTGGCCACCCTCGCCGGCATCAGCATCGACTACTACGTGCGCCTGGAACGCGGCAAGGAGAACCGCCCCAGTCCCGCCGTCCTCGACTCGCTCGCCCGCGCCCTGCTCATGGACGACCAGGAGCATCAGCACCTGCGTGAACTCGCCGCGCGTGCGGCCCGCTACGTCTCCGAGCCGCCGCCGGCCCCCAGCCGCACCGTGCGCCCCCACCTGAAGCTGCTGCTGGAGTCGCTGCGGCCGAACCCGGCCTACGTCATCAGCCGCAGCATGGACATGCTGGCCTGGAACCCCGGCGGCCTCGCCCTGTACGCGGGACTGGAGGAGTGGCCGGCCAAACACCGCAACCTGGCCCGCTACCTCTTCCTCCACCCGGCCTCACGCTCCCTGTTCACCGACTGGGACCGCCAGATCACCGCCTGCGTCGCCCGACTGCGCGCCGTCGCGGGCACGGCTCCCGACGCCCCGGACCTAACCAACCTCGTCGGCGAACTCCTCCTCAAGAGCCCCGAGTTCGCCCGGCTCTGGGAACGCTACGAGGTCACCGGCCGCAAGCCCGCACAGAAGACTTTCCACCACCCCCGCGTCGGCACCGTCACGCTCACCTCCCAGTCCATGCAGCTGGAAGGAACCCCCGGCCAGCGCATCGGTGTCTACACCGCCGAACCCGGCGCACCTGACCACGACGCCATGCTCCTGCTCGACATGACCGCGCCCGCAGCCGTGCCCCACCGGGACGTTCCGCACGCATCGCCCTGA
- a CDS encoding aldo/keto reductase yields the protein MRYIKLRDLDVSRIGLGAMGMSHGYTGSGTDDAESIRTVHRALELGVTLIDTAEIYGPYTNEELLGRALKGRWDRVVLATKFGLVSHAGDGAWNLDSSPANIRTAVEGSLKRLGTDHIDLYYQHRVDPNTPIEETAGAVGELIAEGKVRAFGLSEAGPDTIRRAHAVQPVTAVQSEYSLFTRGIEERVLPALRELNIGLVPFSPLGRGFLTGTVRSTDQFDENDFRRDNPRFTGENFQRNLALADEVKALADEAGATPGQVALAWLLAQGDDIAPIPGTKRVSRVEENAAADAVTLTAEQLDKLSSLPPAAGDTHTEAQAQMLER from the coding sequence ATGCGGTACATCAAGCTACGTGACCTGGACGTTTCCCGGATCGGGCTGGGCGCGATGGGCATGTCCCACGGCTACACCGGCTCCGGCACCGATGACGCGGAGTCGATCAGGACCGTGCACCGAGCCCTGGAGCTGGGCGTCACGCTGATCGACACCGCCGAGATCTACGGCCCCTACACCAACGAGGAGCTGCTCGGGCGGGCGCTGAAGGGCCGCTGGGACCGGGTGGTGCTGGCCACCAAGTTCGGCCTGGTCTCGCACGCCGGCGACGGCGCGTGGAACCTGGACTCCAGTCCCGCCAACATCCGCACCGCCGTCGAGGGCTCCCTCAAGCGGCTGGGCACCGACCACATCGACCTGTACTACCAGCACCGCGTCGATCCGAACACGCCGATCGAGGAGACCGCCGGCGCGGTGGGCGAGCTGATCGCCGAGGGCAAGGTGCGCGCCTTCGGTCTCTCGGAGGCCGGCCCGGACACGATCCGCCGTGCCCACGCCGTCCAGCCGGTCACTGCGGTCCAGTCCGAGTACTCCCTGTTCACCCGCGGTATCGAGGAGCGGGTGCTGCCCGCCCTGCGGGAGCTGAACATCGGCCTGGTTCCCTTCTCCCCGCTGGGCCGCGGCTTCCTGACCGGCACAGTCCGCTCTACCGACCAGTTCGACGAGAACGACTTCCGCCGCGACAACCCGCGCTTCACCGGCGAGAACTTCCAGCGCAACCTGGCGCTCGCCGACGAGGTCAAGGCCCTGGCCGACGAGGCAGGTGCCACGCCCGGTCAGGTGGCGCTGGCCTGGCTGCTCGCTCAGGGCGATGACATCGCCCCCATCCCCGGCACCAAGCGCGTGTCCAGGGTCGAGGAGAATGCCGCCGCCGATGCCGTCACGCTGACCGCCGAGCAGCTCGACAAGCTCTCCAGCCTGCCGCCCGCCGCCGGCGACACCCACACCGAGGCCCAGGCGCAGATGCTCGAACGCTGA
- a CDS encoding zinc-binding dehydrogenase: MRAAVMYGAGDVRVEDRPDPKIVQPTDAVVRVVASCVCGSDLWPYGSTPATATGRPMGHEFLGVVEETGTDVTGLKAGALVVAPFTYCDNTCDYCAKGLHISCRNGGRYGFDGVDGGQGEAVRVPYADGTLVKLPVAADSALLPSLLALSDVMTTGHHGAVTAGVGRGDVVLVVGDGAVGLCAVIAAKRLGAERIVLAGRHEARTDLGREFGTTDVVAERGEEGIARIRELTGGVDKVIEAVGTRQALDTALGAVLDGGTISRLGVPQYEQGPIGPAEFMRNVTLTGGASPARAYIEQLLPDVLDGTITPGRVFDQTFPLDQTPDAYQAMADRQVLKALIRP, encoded by the coding sequence ATGCGTGCAGCAGTGATGTACGGAGCCGGCGACGTCCGCGTCGAGGACCGGCCCGACCCGAAGATCGTCCAGCCGACCGACGCCGTGGTTCGCGTCGTCGCGTCCTGTGTGTGCGGCAGCGACCTGTGGCCTTACGGGTCGACGCCCGCCACCGCTACCGGCCGCCCCATGGGCCACGAGTTCCTCGGCGTCGTGGAGGAGACCGGCACGGACGTGACCGGCCTCAAGGCCGGTGCCCTGGTCGTCGCCCCGTTCACCTACTGCGATAACACCTGCGACTACTGCGCCAAGGGCCTGCACATCTCATGCCGCAACGGCGGCCGGTACGGCTTCGACGGTGTCGACGGCGGGCAGGGCGAAGCCGTCCGTGTTCCGTACGCGGACGGAACTCTGGTGAAGCTGCCGGTGGCCGCCGACTCCGCGCTGCTGCCGTCGCTGCTGGCGCTCTCCGATGTGATGACCACCGGCCACCATGGCGCCGTCACGGCAGGGGTCGGCCGCGGCGATGTGGTGCTGGTCGTCGGGGACGGCGCGGTCGGCCTGTGCGCGGTGATCGCCGCCAAGCGGCTCGGGGCCGAGCGGATCGTGCTGGCCGGCCGCCACGAAGCCCGCACCGACCTGGGCCGCGAGTTCGGCACCACCGACGTCGTCGCCGAGCGCGGCGAGGAGGGCATCGCCCGCATCCGCGAGCTGACCGGCGGCGTGGACAAGGTCATCGAGGCCGTCGGCACCCGCCAGGCCCTCGACACCGCGCTGGGCGCGGTCCTGGACGGCGGCACCATCAGCCGCCTGGGCGTCCCCCAGTATGAGCAGGGGCCGATCGGCCCGGCCGAGTTCATGCGCAACGTCACCCTGACCGGCGGCGCCAGCCCCGCCCGCGCCTACATCGAACAGCTCCTGCCCGACGTCCTGGACGGCACCATCACCCCCGGCCGCGTCTTCGACCAGACCTTCCCCCTCGACCAGACACCGGACGCCTACCAGGCCATGGCCGACCGCCAGGTCCTCAAGGCCCTCATCCGCCCCTGA
- a CDS encoding aldo/keto reductase, producing MQTVTLNNGVEMPILGFGVYQIPAEDTERAVSEALAAGYRLLDTAAAYGNEEAVGRAIKSSGIPREELFVTTKLWVQDAPAQDNTRRAFETSLTKLGLDYLDLYLMHQPFGDVYGQWRAMEALNREGVAKAIGVANFYPDRLIDLILNNEITPAVDQIETHPFFQRAGYQDLMREHGVQIQSWGGFAEGKNDLFTNPLLAEIGKQYGKSVAQVVLRWLTQRGVVAIPKSVRTERMAENFDVFDFELTDEQMAQIATLDTGSSLFFDHHDPEMVTWLAGRRLDS from the coding sequence ATGCAGACCGTCACCCTCAACAACGGCGTCGAGATGCCGATCCTCGGCTTCGGCGTCTACCAGATCCCCGCCGAGGACACCGAGCGCGCCGTCTCCGAGGCCCTGGCCGCCGGCTACCGCCTGCTGGACACCGCCGCCGCCTACGGCAACGAAGAAGCCGTAGGCCGCGCCATCAAGTCCAGCGGCATCCCTCGTGAGGAGCTGTTCGTCACCACCAAGCTGTGGGTCCAGGACGCCCCTGCCCAGGACAACACGCGCCGCGCGTTCGAGACGTCGCTGACCAAGCTGGGCCTGGACTACCTCGACCTGTACCTGATGCACCAGCCCTTCGGCGACGTCTACGGCCAGTGGCGCGCCATGGAGGCACTCAACCGCGAGGGCGTGGCCAAGGCGATCGGCGTGGCCAACTTCTACCCCGACCGGCTGATCGACCTGATCCTCAACAACGAGATCACCCCGGCCGTCGACCAGATCGAGACCCACCCCTTCTTCCAGCGCGCCGGCTACCAGGACCTCATGCGCGAGCACGGGGTGCAGATCCAGTCCTGGGGCGGCTTCGCCGAAGGCAAGAACGACCTGTTCACCAACCCGCTGCTCGCCGAGATCGGCAAGCAGTACGGCAAGTCCGTCGCCCAGGTCGTGCTGCGCTGGCTGACCCAGCGCGGCGTCGTCGCCATCCCCAAGTCCGTACGTACCGAGCGTATGGCTGAGAACTTCGACGTCTTCGACTTCGAGCTCACCGACGAGCAGATGGCCCAGATCGCCACCCTCGACACCGGCAGCTCCCTGTTCTTCGACCACCACGACCCCGAGATGGTCACCTGGCTCGCAGGGCGCCGCCTGGACAGCTGA
- a CDS encoding serine/threonine-protein kinase: MTRARIGDYVIVREIGSGGMGSVYLGRSRGGREVAIKVIRPEYAADPRYRARFRKEVEAARRVGGFHTAAVVDADPDAPEPWMASAFVKGPTLADEIRQHGPLGEARLWALAAALAEALEAIHSCGLVHRDLKPSNIVLAEDGPRVLDFGIARPLEGTQLTVDGGVIGTPGFVAPEQVQGRGDITGACDVFALGAVLVAAAGGSAFGHGEPYGQMYAAVHHEADTSAVPQALRTLVRACLHKEPEQRPSPRWLLDLCADGGAEDHTATMAAGSAHAPTETSTRPAPPPAPPVLSPVAVYQCDPKGWNRQMLRNLLYLLLLVTLTTLNITVFHLPDAVTGLAVFGTFLMLIRFVGLTSTGKERLLVNDLGIGVGAPDNLIVLRWSRIAALELDPEGTWLTLRLNTGQQLPIGFQHPTWVLTRDAKGLIRIHTGLLSPAAGAPPLPDTVRTLAERHGVPLTEPRSR; this comes from the coding sequence GTGACGAGGGCGCGTATCGGGGACTACGTGATCGTGCGCGAGATAGGCAGCGGCGGCATGGGCTCGGTCTATCTGGGGCGCTCGCGTGGCGGACGCGAGGTCGCGATCAAGGTGATCAGGCCCGAGTACGCGGCCGACCCCCGGTACCGGGCCCGGTTCCGCAAAGAGGTCGAGGCCGCCCGCAGGGTCGGCGGCTTCCACACGGCTGCCGTGGTGGACGCCGACCCCGACGCGCCAGAGCCGTGGATGGCCAGTGCGTTCGTCAAAGGGCCGACGCTTGCCGACGAGATCCGGCAGCACGGCCCGTTGGGCGAGGCCAGGCTGTGGGCCCTGGCAGCGGCGCTGGCCGAGGCGCTGGAGGCGATCCACTCCTGCGGCCTCGTGCACCGCGACCTCAAGCCGAGCAACATCGTCCTGGCCGAGGACGGGCCGCGCGTCCTGGACTTCGGGATCGCCCGCCCGCTGGAAGGCACACAGCTGACCGTCGACGGCGGCGTGATCGGAACCCCCGGGTTCGTCGCGCCCGAGCAGGTACAGGGCCGCGGTGACATCACCGGCGCGTGCGACGTCTTCGCCCTCGGCGCCGTACTGGTCGCGGCGGCGGGTGGCAGCGCGTTCGGGCATGGCGAGCCGTACGGGCAGATGTACGCCGCTGTGCACCACGAGGCCGACACGTCCGCGGTGCCGCAGGCACTGCGGACCCTCGTGCGCGCATGCCTGCACAAGGAACCCGAACAGCGGCCGTCGCCAAGGTGGCTGCTCGATCTGTGCGCGGACGGCGGCGCTGAGGACCACACCGCCACCATGGCCGCCGGCTCCGCCCACGCCCCTACGGAGACGTCGACCCGGCCCGCGCCGCCACCTGCGCCCCCCGTCCTCTCGCCCGTGGCCGTGTATCAGTGCGACCCCAAGGGCTGGAACCGACAGATGCTGCGAAATCTGCTCTACCTACTCCTGCTCGTCACACTGACCACACTGAACATCACCGTCTTCCACCTGCCGGACGCGGTGACGGGACTGGCTGTCTTCGGCACGTTCCTGATGCTCATACGCTTCGTCGGCCTGACCAGCACCGGCAAGGAGCGGCTCCTCGTCAACGACCTGGGCATCGGGGTGGGTGCCCCGGACAACCTGATCGTGCTGCGCTGGTCCCGCATCGCCGCCCTGGAGCTGGATCCCGAGGGCACCTGGCTGACGCTGCGGCTCAACACGGGGCAGCAACTCCCCATCGGCTTCCAGCACCCGACGTGGGTCCTCACCCGCGACGCCAAGGGCCTCATTCGAATCCACACCGGTCTACTCTCCCCAGCCGCCGGCGCGCCTCCGCTGCCGGACACGGTTCGCACCCTGGCCGAGCGCCACGGGGTCCCGCTGACGGAGCCCAGGTCCCGCTGA
- a CDS encoding DUF1931 family protein, whose product MTVMSIARFERFFRAAAGLDVDKNDLKRYSDFVDAKLYDLLTVAQATAKANGRDIIQTSDLPITKGLQESIHRFRKIDHEVEIKPILEQLATHPALDRTPDEETEAAYPEIVGGLSLALAQSFKILHPDLKNPQTRHWDEARAVFDLLL is encoded by the coding sequence ATGACCGTGATGTCTATCGCCAGGTTCGAAAGGTTCTTCCGCGCGGCCGCGGGGCTGGACGTCGACAAGAACGATCTCAAGCGCTACAGCGACTTCGTCGACGCCAAGCTCTACGATCTGCTGACCGTCGCCCAGGCCACTGCCAAGGCCAATGGACGCGACATCATCCAGACCTCTGACCTACCGATCACGAAAGGCCTGCAGGAGAGCATTCACCGCTTCCGGAAGATCGACCACGAAGTAGAAATCAAGCCGATCCTGGAACAGCTCGCCACCCACCCCGCTCTGGATCGCACGCCCGACGAGGAGACCGAGGCGGCCTATCCGGAGATCGTCGGCGGACTCAGTCTGGCCCTTGCCCAGAGCTTCAAGATCCTCCACCCCGACCTGAAGAACCCTCAGACCCGGCACTGGGACGAGGCCCGAGCCGTCTTCGACCTCCTGCTGTGA
- a CDS encoding DUF2267 domain-containing protein, with amino-acid sequence MKYDGFLARVRELGEYNDQDEAADVTNAVLEVLAQRISPGEVKDLASQLPGPLGQVLHHATPQQAQSFGIEEFYRRVAERTHARPRTAQWDASAVLTTVADAVTGGELNQIISQLPSSYAVLFGKADLAD; translated from the coding sequence ATGAAATACGACGGATTCCTCGCCCGTGTGCGCGAGCTAGGCGAATACAACGACCAGGACGAAGCCGCGGACGTCACCAACGCCGTGCTGGAAGTGCTGGCCCAGCGGATCAGCCCGGGAGAGGTCAAGGACCTCGCATCCCAGCTGCCCGGCCCCCTGGGACAGGTTCTGCACCACGCCACGCCGCAACAGGCCCAGAGCTTCGGGATCGAAGAGTTCTACCGCCGGGTCGCCGAGCGCACCCATGCCCGTCCGCGTACGGCGCAGTGGGACGCCAGCGCGGTCCTCACCACCGTTGCCGACGCTGTCACCGGCGGAGAACTGAATCAGATCATCAGCCAACTCCCCTCCAGTTACGCGGTCCTCTTCGGCAAGGCCGACCTCGCGGACTGA
- a CDS encoding Hsp20/alpha crystallin family protein, giving the protein MTTPVRRHRGGAIQERPIGWARNPLTEFDQLLNEMGGLIEATVGSAAPAVAWTPLADVTESDDAFHVEIELPGVRSKDVNVEANGQELVVTGEIKEKERKGVLRRSTRRTGAFEYRLRLPGEVDTEKINAQISDGVLTITVPKAEVAKSRHIEINETSESSQSSG; this is encoded by the coding sequence ATGACCACGCCCGTCCGCCGCCACCGCGGCGGCGCAATTCAGGAGAGGCCCATCGGCTGGGCACGCAATCCACTGACGGAGTTCGACCAACTGCTCAACGAGATGGGCGGACTGATCGAAGCCACGGTCGGAAGCGCGGCGCCCGCAGTCGCGTGGACCCCCCTGGCGGATGTCACGGAGTCCGACGACGCCTTCCACGTCGAGATCGAACTCCCCGGCGTCAGAAGCAAGGACGTCAACGTCGAAGCAAACGGCCAGGAGCTCGTGGTCACCGGAGAGATCAAGGAGAAGGAACGCAAAGGCGTCCTGCGCCGGAGCACCCGCCGCACCGGAGCGTTCGAGTACCGGCTGCGGCTGCCCGGAGAGGTCGACACCGAAAAGATCAATGCGCAGATCTCGGACGGAGTGCTCACCATCACCGTCCCCAAGGCCGAGGTCGCAAAGTCCCGGCACATCGAGATCAACGAGACGAGTGAAAGCTCCCAGAGCAGCGGCTGA
- a CDS encoding FAD-dependent oxidoreductase: MSGDEARPDPAPATDGTDDADEVVPFETPDVYGAYPRLSDDQMARLAEHGQRRSVDAGDVLIQEGERCEAFYVVLSGSVAIIEDYGTPEEHLLRVHGPGRFIGELGLLHDQVAFYTAAVREPGEIIALSLDQLRRLINRDPALGDVVLRACLGRRALLVGQGAGFRIIGSRYSPDTRRLREFATRNRLPHRWIDLETDQEAEELLRRFGVGPQETPLVIWRDTTLLRNPSNGELARLIGLPPLPAENGRDDLLIVGSGPAGLAAAVNAASEGLNTTVVESLATGGQAGTTSRIDNCFGFPSGISGAELTERGVLQASKFGARLAVPAEATGIEPRDGHYAVSFADGGEITARAVLLATGAHYRRLQVPGIERLEGVSVHYSATVYEAQQCRTDPVAVIGGGNSAGQAVLFLAGYSPQVNLLVRGSSLDAHMSRYLIDQVERHPQVRVLLHTEVTEVIGDGVLQAVDVVDHRTGEHHRIAVRALFVFTGADPYTQWLSGTLALDARGFLLTGADAQARSGPGLWKSQGRDCLTLETSLPGVFAAGDVRSGSVKRVASAVGEGAMTVHFVHRYLGHTAAPGGADTSPHTRPKESAWLA, from the coding sequence ATGTCCGGGGACGAGGCCCGGCCGGACCCGGCGCCCGCGACCGACGGCACCGACGACGCGGACGAGGTCGTCCCGTTCGAGACCCCGGACGTCTACGGCGCGTACCCCCGCCTGAGCGACGATCAGATGGCCCGCCTCGCGGAACACGGCCAACGGCGCTCCGTGGACGCCGGCGACGTGCTGATCCAGGAGGGCGAACGCTGCGAGGCGTTCTACGTCGTCCTCAGCGGCTCCGTCGCCATCATCGAGGACTACGGGACACCGGAAGAACACCTGCTGCGCGTCCACGGCCCCGGCCGCTTCATCGGCGAACTCGGGCTCCTGCACGACCAGGTGGCCTTCTACACCGCCGCGGTCCGCGAACCCGGCGAGATCATCGCCCTGTCCCTGGACCAACTGCGCCGCCTGATCAACCGGGACCCCGCGCTCGGCGACGTGGTGCTGCGCGCCTGCCTGGGCCGCCGCGCCCTGCTGGTCGGACAGGGCGCGGGCTTCCGCATCATCGGCTCGCGCTACTCGCCGGACACCCGGCGGCTGCGCGAGTTTGCCACCCGCAACCGGCTGCCGCACCGCTGGATCGACCTGGAGACGGACCAGGAGGCCGAGGAACTGCTGCGGCGCTTCGGCGTCGGCCCGCAGGAGACACCGCTGGTCATCTGGCGCGACACCACCCTGCTGCGCAACCCCAGCAACGGCGAACTGGCCCGGCTCATCGGCCTGCCGCCGCTGCCCGCCGAGAACGGCCGCGACGACCTGCTGATCGTCGGCTCCGGCCCGGCCGGCCTCGCCGCCGCCGTGAACGCCGCCTCCGAGGGCCTGAACACGACCGTGGTCGAATCCCTGGCCACCGGCGGCCAGGCCGGGACCACTTCCAGGATCGACAACTGCTTCGGCTTCCCCTCCGGGATCTCCGGCGCCGAACTCACCGAGCGCGGAGTGCTCCAGGCGAGCAAGTTCGGCGCTCGCCTCGCCGTTCCGGCGGAGGCCACCGGCATCGAGCCGCGTGACGGCCACTACGCCGTCTCATTCGCCGACGGCGGCGAGATCACCGCCCGTGCCGTCCTGCTGGCCACCGGCGCCCACTACCGCCGCCTCCAGGTACCCGGCATCGAGCGTCTGGAGGGCGTCAGCGTCCACTACTCGGCCACCGTCTACGAGGCCCAGCAGTGCCGCACCGATCCCGTGGCCGTGATCGGTGGCGGCAACTCCGCCGGCCAGGCGGTGCTGTTCCTCGCCGGCTACTCACCTCAGGTGAACCTCCTCGTACGCGGCTCCTCCCTGGACGCACACATGTCCCGCTATCTGATCGACCAGGTGGAACGCCATCCGCAAGTACGGGTGTTGCTGCACACCGAGGTGACGGAGGTGATCGGCGACGGGGTGCTGCAGGCGGTGGACGTGGTCGACCACCGCACCGGCGAACACCACCGCATCGCCGTGCGGGCCCTGTTCGTCTTCACGGGGGCCGACCCGTACACGCAGTGGCTGTCGGGCACGCTCGCCCTCGACGCACGCGGATTCCTCCTCACCGGGGCCGATGCCCAGGCCCGCTCGGGCCCCGGTCTCTGGAAGAGCCAGGGACGCGACTGCCTGACCCTGGAGACCAGCCTGCCCGGGGTCTTCGCGGCCGGCGACGTCCGCAGCGGCTCGGTCAAACGCGTGGCCTCCGCCGTCGGCGAAGGCGCGATGACCGTCCACTTCGTCCACCGCTACCTGGGCCACACGGCCGCGCCCGGCGGCGCCGACACCTCCCCGCACACCCGTCCGAAGGAGTCCGCTTGGCTCGCATGA
- a CDS encoding UBP-type zinc finger domain-containing protein, giving the protein MTLHADPHLALVRPVAPRTPEGCEECLQLGSPWVHLRLCLTCGHVGCCDSSPNRHARRHAAADAHPIAASLEPGEDWRWCFVHEAFV; this is encoded by the coding sequence ATGACCCTCCACGCCGACCCCCATCTCGCCCTCGTACGGCCCGTCGCGCCGCGCACCCCCGAAGGCTGTGAGGAGTGCCTGCAGCTCGGTTCCCCCTGGGTCCATCTCCGGCTCTGCCTGACCTGCGGCCACGTCGGCTGCTGCGACTCCTCACCCAACCGGCACGCCCGGCGGCACGCCGCCGCAGACGCCCACCCCATCGCGGCATCGCTGGAGCCCGGCGAGGACTGGCGGTGGTGCTTCGTCCATGAGGCGTTCGTCTGA
- the trxA gene encoding thioredoxin: MSTMQATTARCPHCGRANRVPVAAEGSPRCGNCKKPLPWMVDASDDDFSEVVEQSSVPVVVDLWATWCGPCRMVSPALEKVATDLAGRIKLAKVDVDGNPRLARRFEVQAVPTLLVLAHGRTVARQAGAAPAPALRQWVEQSITGRAPAQEG; encoded by the coding sequence ATGAGCACCATGCAGGCCACGACCGCCCGCTGCCCGCACTGCGGACGCGCCAACCGGGTGCCCGTGGCCGCCGAGGGCAGCCCGAGGTGCGGCAACTGCAAGAAGCCTCTGCCCTGGATGGTCGACGCGAGCGACGACGACTTCTCCGAGGTGGTCGAGCAATCGAGCGTGCCCGTCGTCGTCGACCTGTGGGCCACCTGGTGCGGCCCCTGCCGCATGGTCAGCCCCGCCCTGGAGAAAGTCGCCACCGACCTCGCCGGACGGATCAAACTGGCCAAGGTCGACGTGGACGGCAACCCGCGGCTGGCCCGCAGGTTCGAGGTCCAGGCCGTGCCGACACTGCTGGTCCTGGCCCACGGCAGGACCGTCGCCCGGCAGGCGGGCGCCGCACCCGCCCCCGCGCTGCGCCAGTGGGTGGAGCAGTCGATCACGGGCCGCGCACCGGCCCAGGAAGGATGA